The proteins below are encoded in one region of Pan paniscus chromosome 4, NHGRI_mPanPan1-v2.0_pri, whole genome shotgun sequence:
- the TSPAN17 gene encoding tetraspanin-17 isoform X1 encodes MPGKHQHFQEPEVGCCGKYFLFGFNIVFWVLGALFLAIGLWAWGEKGVLSNISALTDLGGLDPVWLFVVVGGVMSVLGFAGCIGALRENTFLLKFFSVFLGLIFFLELATGILAFVFKDWIRDQLNLFINNNVKAYRDDIDLQNLIDFAQEYWSCCGARGPNDWNLNIYFNCTDLNPSRERCGVPFSCCVRDPAEDVLNTQCGYDVRLKLELEQQGFIHTKGCVGQFEKWLQDNLIVVAGVFMGIALLQVPLWPHMPLPLPGPPSLSPHLSSVLQIFGICLAQNLVSDIKAVKANWSKWNDDFENHWLTPTISEVLSTAGPQQNSLIGAPGPAPPSRHVFFGLGGLYPEPTFKNW; translated from the exons GTGCTGGGAGCCCTGTTCCTGGCTATCGGCCTCTGGGCCTGGGGTGAGAAG GGTGTTCTCTCCAACATCTCAGCGCTGACAGATCTGGGAGGCCTTGACCCCGTGTGGCTGTTTGTGGTAGTTGGAGGCGTCATGTCGGTGCTGGGCTTTGCTGGCTGCATCGGGGCCCTCCGGGAGAACACCTTCCTGCTCAAGTTT TTCTCCGTGTTCCTCGGTCTCATCTTCTTCCTGGAGCTGGCAACAGGGATCCTGGCCTTTGTCTTCAAGGACTGGATTCGAGACCAGCTCAACCTCTTCATCAACAACAACGTCAAGGCCTACCGGGACGACATTGACCTCCAGAACCTCATTGACTTTGCTCAGGAATAT TGGTCTTGCTGCGGAGCCCGAGGCCCCAATGACTGGAACCTCAATATCTACTTCAACTGCACTGACTTGAACCCCAGCCGGGAGCGCTGCGGGGTGCCCTTCTCCTGCTGCGTCAGGGACCCTGCG GAGGATGTCCTCAACACCCAGTGTGGCTACGACGTCCGGCTCAAACTG GAGCTGGAGCAGCAGGGCTTCATCCACACCAAAGGCTGCGTGGGCCAGTTTGAGAAGTGGCTGCAGGACAACCTGATTGTGGTGGCGGGAGTCTTCATGGGCATCGCCCTCCTCCAGGTACCCTTGTGGCCCCACATGCCCCTCCCCTTGCCGGGGCCGCCCTCACTCTCCCCTCACCTGTCCTCTGTCTTACAGATCTTTGGCATCTGCCTGGCCCAGAACCTCGTGAGTGACATCAAGGCAGTGAAAGCCAACTG GAGCAAATGGAACGAtgactttgaaaaccactggcttACGCCCACCATTTCCGAGGTCCTGTCCACGGCGGGGCCTCAGCAGAACTCTCTGATTGGGGCCCCTGGCCCGGCCCCACCCAGCCGACATGTTTTCTTTGGCCTGGGTGGTTTATACCCTGAGCCAACCTTTAAAAATTGGTAG
- the TSPAN17 gene encoding tetraspanin-17 isoform X5: MPGKHQHFQEPEVGCCGKYFLFGFNIVFWVLGALFLAIGLWAWGEKGVLSNISALTDLGGLDPVWLFVVVGGVMSVLGFAGCIGALRENTFLLKFFSVFLGLIFFLELATGILAFVFKDWIRDQLNLFINNNVKAYRDDIDLQNLIDFAQEYEDVLNTQCGYDVRLKLELEQQGFIHTKGCVGQFEKWLQDNLIVVAGVFMGIALLQIFGICLAQNLVSDIKAVKANWSKWNDDFENHWLTPTISEVLSTAGPQQNSLIGAPGPAPPSRHVFFGLGGLYPEPTFKNW, encoded by the exons GTGCTGGGAGCCCTGTTCCTGGCTATCGGCCTCTGGGCCTGGGGTGAGAAG GGTGTTCTCTCCAACATCTCAGCGCTGACAGATCTGGGAGGCCTTGACCCCGTGTGGCTGTTTGTGGTAGTTGGAGGCGTCATGTCGGTGCTGGGCTTTGCTGGCTGCATCGGGGCCCTCCGGGAGAACACCTTCCTGCTCAAGTTT TTCTCCGTGTTCCTCGGTCTCATCTTCTTCCTGGAGCTGGCAACAGGGATCCTGGCCTTTGTCTTCAAGGACTGGATTCGAGACCAGCTCAACCTCTTCATCAACAACAACGTCAAGGCCTACCGGGACGACATTGACCTCCAGAACCTCATTGACTTTGCTCAGGAATAT GAGGATGTCCTCAACACCCAGTGTGGCTACGACGTCCGGCTCAAACTG GAGCTGGAGCAGCAGGGCTTCATCCACACCAAAGGCTGCGTGGGCCAGTTTGAGAAGTGGCTGCAGGACAACCTGATTGTGGTGGCGGGAGTCTTCATGGGCATCGCCCTCCTCCAG ATCTTTGGCATCTGCCTGGCCCAGAACCTCGTGAGTGACATCAAGGCAGTGAAAGCCAACTG GAGCAAATGGAACGAtgactttgaaaaccactggcttACGCCCACCATTTCCGAGGTCCTGTCCACGGCGGGGCCTCAGCAGAACTCTCTGATTGGGGCCCCTGGCCCGGCCCCACCCAGCCGACATGTTTTCTTTGGCCTGGGTGGTTTATACCCTGAGCCAACCTTTAAAAATTGGTAG
- the TSPAN17 gene encoding tetraspanin-17 isoform X2: MPGKHQHFQEPEVGCCGKYFLFGFNIVFWVLGALFLAIGLWAWGEKGVLSNISALTDLGGLDPVWLFVVVGGVMSVLGFAGCIGALRENTFLLKFFSVFLGLIFFLELATGILAFVFKDWIRDQLNLFINNNVKAYRDDIDLQNLIDFAQEYWSCCGARGPNDWNLNIYFNCTDLNPSRERCGVPFSCCVRDPAEDVLNTQCGYDVRLKLVRGELEQQGFIHTKGCVGQFEKWLQDNLIVVAGVFMGIALLQIFGICLAQNLVSDIKAVKANWSKWNDDFENHWLTPTISEVLSTAGPQQNSLIGAPGPAPPSRHVFFGLGGLYPEPTFKNW, from the exons GTGCTGGGAGCCCTGTTCCTGGCTATCGGCCTCTGGGCCTGGGGTGAGAAG GGTGTTCTCTCCAACATCTCAGCGCTGACAGATCTGGGAGGCCTTGACCCCGTGTGGCTGTTTGTGGTAGTTGGAGGCGTCATGTCGGTGCTGGGCTTTGCTGGCTGCATCGGGGCCCTCCGGGAGAACACCTTCCTGCTCAAGTTT TTCTCCGTGTTCCTCGGTCTCATCTTCTTCCTGGAGCTGGCAACAGGGATCCTGGCCTTTGTCTTCAAGGACTGGATTCGAGACCAGCTCAACCTCTTCATCAACAACAACGTCAAGGCCTACCGGGACGACATTGACCTCCAGAACCTCATTGACTTTGCTCAGGAATAT TGGTCTTGCTGCGGAGCCCGAGGCCCCAATGACTGGAACCTCAATATCTACTTCAACTGCACTGACTTGAACCCCAGCCGGGAGCGCTGCGGGGTGCCCTTCTCCTGCTGCGTCAGGGACCCTGCG GAGGATGTCCTCAACACCCAGTGTGGCTACGACGTCCGGCTCAAACTGGTGAGAGGG GAGCTGGAGCAGCAGGGCTTCATCCACACCAAAGGCTGCGTGGGCCAGTTTGAGAAGTGGCTGCAGGACAACCTGATTGTGGTGGCGGGAGTCTTCATGGGCATCGCCCTCCTCCAG ATCTTTGGCATCTGCCTGGCCCAGAACCTCGTGAGTGACATCAAGGCAGTGAAAGCCAACTG GAGCAAATGGAACGAtgactttgaaaaccactggcttACGCCCACCATTTCCGAGGTCCTGTCCACGGCGGGGCCTCAGCAGAACTCTCTGATTGGGGCCCCTGGCCCGGCCCCACCCAGCCGACATGTTTTCTTTGGCCTGGGTGGTTTATACCCTGAGCCAACCTTTAAAAATTGGTAG
- the TSPAN17 gene encoding tetraspanin-17 isoform X3, with protein MPGKHQHFQEPEVGCCGKYFLFGFNIVFWVLGALFLAIGLWAWGEKGVLSNISALTDLGGLDPVWLFVVVGGVMSVLGFAGCIGALRENTFLLKFFSVFLGLIFFLELATGILAFVFKDWIRDQLNLFINNNVKAYRDDIDLQNLIDFAQEYWSCCGARGPNDWNLNIYFNCTDLNPSRERCGVPFSCCVRDPAEDVLNTQCGYDVRLKLELEQQGFIHTKGCVGQFEKWLQDNLIVVAGVFMGIALLQIFGICLAQNLVSDIKAVKANWSKWNDDFENHWLTPTISEVLSTAGPQQNSLIGAPGPAPPSRHVFFGLGGLYPEPTFKNW; from the exons GTGCTGGGAGCCCTGTTCCTGGCTATCGGCCTCTGGGCCTGGGGTGAGAAG GGTGTTCTCTCCAACATCTCAGCGCTGACAGATCTGGGAGGCCTTGACCCCGTGTGGCTGTTTGTGGTAGTTGGAGGCGTCATGTCGGTGCTGGGCTTTGCTGGCTGCATCGGGGCCCTCCGGGAGAACACCTTCCTGCTCAAGTTT TTCTCCGTGTTCCTCGGTCTCATCTTCTTCCTGGAGCTGGCAACAGGGATCCTGGCCTTTGTCTTCAAGGACTGGATTCGAGACCAGCTCAACCTCTTCATCAACAACAACGTCAAGGCCTACCGGGACGACATTGACCTCCAGAACCTCATTGACTTTGCTCAGGAATAT TGGTCTTGCTGCGGAGCCCGAGGCCCCAATGACTGGAACCTCAATATCTACTTCAACTGCACTGACTTGAACCCCAGCCGGGAGCGCTGCGGGGTGCCCTTCTCCTGCTGCGTCAGGGACCCTGCG GAGGATGTCCTCAACACCCAGTGTGGCTACGACGTCCGGCTCAAACTG GAGCTGGAGCAGCAGGGCTTCATCCACACCAAAGGCTGCGTGGGCCAGTTTGAGAAGTGGCTGCAGGACAACCTGATTGTGGTGGCGGGAGTCTTCATGGGCATCGCCCTCCTCCAG ATCTTTGGCATCTGCCTGGCCCAGAACCTCGTGAGTGACATCAAGGCAGTGAAAGCCAACTG GAGCAAATGGAACGAtgactttgaaaaccactggcttACGCCCACCATTTCCGAGGTCCTGTCCACGGCGGGGCCTCAGCAGAACTCTCTGATTGGGGCCCCTGGCCCGGCCCCACCCAGCCGACATGTTTTCTTTGGCCTGGGTGGTTTATACCCTGAGCCAACCTTTAAAAATTGGTAG
- the TSPAN17 gene encoding tetraspanin-17 isoform X4 → MPGKHQHFQEPEVGCCGKYFLFGFNIVFWVLGALFLAIGLWAWGEKGVLSNISALTDLGGLDPVWLFVVVGGVMSVLGFAGCIGALRENTFLLKFFSVFLGLIFFLELATGILAFVFKDWIRDQLNLFINNNVKAYRDDIDLQNLIDFAQEYEDVLNTQCGYDVRLKLVRGELEQQGFIHTKGCVGQFEKWLQDNLIVVAGVFMGIALLQIFGICLAQNLVSDIKAVKANWSKWNDDFENHWLTPTISEVLSTAGPQQNSLIGAPGPAPPSRHVFFGLGGLYPEPTFKNW, encoded by the exons GTGCTGGGAGCCCTGTTCCTGGCTATCGGCCTCTGGGCCTGGGGTGAGAAG GGTGTTCTCTCCAACATCTCAGCGCTGACAGATCTGGGAGGCCTTGACCCCGTGTGGCTGTTTGTGGTAGTTGGAGGCGTCATGTCGGTGCTGGGCTTTGCTGGCTGCATCGGGGCCCTCCGGGAGAACACCTTCCTGCTCAAGTTT TTCTCCGTGTTCCTCGGTCTCATCTTCTTCCTGGAGCTGGCAACAGGGATCCTGGCCTTTGTCTTCAAGGACTGGATTCGAGACCAGCTCAACCTCTTCATCAACAACAACGTCAAGGCCTACCGGGACGACATTGACCTCCAGAACCTCATTGACTTTGCTCAGGAATAT GAGGATGTCCTCAACACCCAGTGTGGCTACGACGTCCGGCTCAAACTGGTGAGAGGG GAGCTGGAGCAGCAGGGCTTCATCCACACCAAAGGCTGCGTGGGCCAGTTTGAGAAGTGGCTGCAGGACAACCTGATTGTGGTGGCGGGAGTCTTCATGGGCATCGCCCTCCTCCAG ATCTTTGGCATCTGCCTGGCCCAGAACCTCGTGAGTGACATCAAGGCAGTGAAAGCCAACTG GAGCAAATGGAACGAtgactttgaaaaccactggcttACGCCCACCATTTCCGAGGTCCTGTCCACGGCGGGGCCTCAGCAGAACTCTCTGATTGGGGCCCCTGGCCCGGCCCCACCCAGCCGACATGTTTTCTTTGGCCTGGGTGGTTTATACCCTGAGCCAACCTTTAAAAATTGGTAG